The sequence below is a genomic window from Dyadobacter chenwenxiniae.
TTATTTAGGTTACCTGCCAGCGCAACAAGTAACAATGCCCTTTGAACCGTTTTTGCGTGCGCTAATTCAACAGTTTAGAAGTGGAACCCTTTCTCTGGATGAGTATAATCGTCTATCAGAAGACCATATTAAACTAATCCGCAATGAAGAATGCAAGTACAATTCTGTCGACGACTACGATGCAACTTTGTACTACCAATATGAGCGCGACTACCTCCCCTACGGACCGATTGCCCGGCAGCGTATCGTCGACATATTGGGTTACGAACCGAACCTTACCACGTCGCTCTTTGCTGAAATGTATTTGCGAAAAATAATGAGTATGGATATCGTGGTTATGCCAACAGACGAGATGATCTCCCTTGATTTCAAATTGATTGGCCTAGTAAGATATCGGCAGGCATTAAAGACCCAGGGTAAAGACGCTGCCGACAATTGGCCAGTCCTCCGCAACGATAGATTTTGTGATTGATAAGTCCTATGTAAAGCAGGTGATCTTACTTACCGTGCTTACATCAGGCCGAATGTCATGACCATTACTAAATCTGAGTGCATGCAATTTCAATTCACTTTAATAATTATCGATGAAGAATTATGATTTAAATATGCCAATCTTGGAATTTGCCTCTCAAAATCAGAGTAGCGTTTGGACAGTGCGCCAAGCTGTTGAGGGTGTCCAGATCTTTGGTGGGATCGGATCGGGTAAGACGTCAGGTTCGGGACGGAAATTAGCGTTGAAATATCTTAAAGCTGGCTTCGGTGGATTGGTGTTAACCGCCAAATCGGATGAGAAACATCTTTGGGAAGAATACTGCAGCCTGACTGGACGGTCGGATGATTTGCATGTTATTGAACCTAATGGACATCATTCGTTCGACTTCCTTAATTACATTTCGTCGCACGACTTAGGCTCTAACCCTATCACTGATAACATTGTAGATGTTTTAAAAACCGTGATTCGTGCTAGCCAAACTATGAGTAGCGGAAAAAGCGATGACGCATTTTGGGAAACGGCACTAGACATGCTCATCTTCAATGTTATTGATCTTTGCCAACTTGCCTACGGAAAAGTTTCGTTCCAATTGATGTATGAAATTGTTCTTTCTATTCCTAAAAATGGTGAGGAAGACCAGCAGGATACATCGTTGTCCGAAGAAACCGCAGAGGAACACACATTCAACGGATATAGAAAAGCACTGGAAAAGGCAAAAGACAACGTTCTTGAACAGATTGATCGATGGAGATCATCTTTTTCAGCGGAAGAAGTGGAAGCGATTTGGGAAAGTCCTGACTTCAACTTGCTTTTGACAACTGCCGTTCCTGATGTGCGATTGTACGGTTTCGTCGAACAGTTTTTCAACGACACGTTTATCCCGCTCAGCGAAAAGACCCGATCAATCATTGACTTTTCGTTCACAGGGTTTCTTTTCCGGATGCTTCGGGAACCTATTTACTCAATGTTTTGCAGCCGCGAATCCACGATTACGCCAGAAGATAGTCTACGCGGCAAGGTTATCTTACTCAACCTACCGGTTAAGACTTATCAAAAAACAGGGCGCGACTGCCAGATAATGTTCAAGCTTATTTGGCAACAAGCCATGGAAAAGCGAAATGTGCTTGAAAATGAGCTCCCTGTTTTCCTTTGGGCCGACGAAGCACAATCATTCCTTCACGGACATGATGCCGATTTTCAAGCCACAGCGCGAAGTAGTCGAATAGCAACTGTTTACATTTCTCAAAACCTACCAAACTACTACGCCTGTATGGGTGGTGACAAATCCGAATACAAGGTGAAATCGTTTTTAGGAACGCTGGCCACAAAAATATTTCATGCCAACGCTGACATTGAGACGAACCGATATGGATCCGAATTAATCGGGGACGCATTTTTCGAAGATGAATCGGAGAGCGTTACGATTGCAAAAGAATTCTCACAAACACGGGGAAAATCTTTCAAACTCGAAAGGGCAGTCCGACCAGAAGCCTTCGTGTCTTTGCGAACAGGCGGCCCGGCGAACAATTTCATTGCCGAAGCCTATATACACCGGCAAGGCGACACTATCGCTAACGGTCGAAACTATGCGAAAATGAATTTCAGTCAACTTTATAATGCATAACAATCAATTTAAACATTTATCAATCATGCAAAAAAATCTGTATTACCAGGCAATGTTCCGTCGTCGGAACCTTTTAAAGGAATGGATTTTAGCTTCATTTATGGAGATTTCCTCAGTGCCGCGTCTCCTGCTTGAAGTGTTCGTTCGCAAAAACTTTGGTGAGCGATACTTTTCAATTTTCATCGCCACATGCGTAACCATTTTGCTTGCCGCCTACCCGATTTTCATGTATCGGCTCTATTTTGTGTTTACCTACTACGAAATCTTCCATGGTATAGAGAGGTGGACACCCTTCCCACTTGGTGACTTCTTGAAAGATTACCTGACCTGGTACATGTTCATTGGGGGCTTCGTTTATATGTGCATCAAGCGGAATGACGAAATCAAACGACAGCCTTCGGTATTTGACTTTGCGAGATTCAGTCTATCTACGGGTGAAATACACCCGGCATTTCTGGACTTCAAAATTAAAGGTGCAAAGCAAGATATCCGCACCGTTGAGACACTGATTGAACCAGCTTTCTTCCTCATGGTTGGATTAATATTATGGTTACTACTCGGCCAAAGCGTAGGTGCCTTAATTGCAACGTGTAGTGTGATTTATTCCGGTAGTTACATGGCAGCCTACTACGTCGGTGATCACTTCGTTATGGACAAGATTGACCAAATGATCTGTAACGAGGAGATGGTTTCAGCGTTCGTCGAAGGCAAGGCCGCCTCGGAAACGAGAGGAATGCACTTCTACGGTCGACGACCTGCAAACCTCGATCACCGCCGTGAAGTCGTGAATTCATTTACCAAATTTGAAGAGGTTTTCGACGTCGATTGAGCCCCCTAAGCAGTGCTTAGGAGAGACGTCTGATACAAAAGTTAACACTCCGTATAGCAATCTCCGTACACTGCCTGAGGGGTTTTCCCTGTACAGCTCTTCGGTTTAACAGATCGGTTTTTCTTTTAACGTAACAAGAAATTATTATCCCGAATTCATTTCTGTCGTAATCTGCTTTTATGATACGGATGATCCAGGCCAGCAATGCTGACCATGCCAAAGCCTACTTCAAGCAAGCCCTCTCCAAAGCTGATTATTACATCAATGATCAGGAATTGAATGGGCATATCCGGGGAAAGCTCGCAGAACGACTTGGTATTGATGGAATTGCGACCAAAGAGACATTTTTTGCTCTATGCGACAATATCGACCCAGCAACCGGCCAACAGTTGACGCCTCGGACGAAGGCGGAGCGGCGTATCGGTTACGACATTAACTTCCACTGCCCAAAGTCGCTGTCGATCTTGCACGCCTTGTCCGACGATGACCATTTGATGAAGGCTTTCGAGACGAGTGTTCATGCGACCATGCGGGATATCGAAGCTGACTGCAAGGCCCGGGTCAGAAAGGACGGGCAGTTCGCTGACCGGCAAACTGGCGAGCTTGCTTGGGCTGACTTTGTTCATCAGACCGCAAGGCCGGTTGACGGGCATTTACCCGATCCCCATTTACACGCACATTGCTTTGTCTTCAACGCGACCTGGGACGGTGTTGAGCAGCGGATCAAGGCTGGTGAGTTTGGAGACATAAAACGGGACATGCCCTATTATCAGGCACGGTTCCATAAATACTTGTCCGACAATTTGATCGATCTGGGTTATGGTATCCGGCGCACGGACAAGTCTTTCGAGATCGAAAACGTGCCCGAGCGCGTAATCGATCTGTTCTCCAAACGCACCGATGAGATTGGCCGCATCGCCAAGGAAAAGGGCATCACGGACATTGATGAGTTGGGCGAGCTGGGTGCCCGCACCCGGGCCAAAAAGCAACAGGGTGTCGGCATGAGCGAGCTTAAAGCGGATTGGCGCAGACAAATTCGTGAACTCGGCTCGGAGCAGGATGGCAAGGGCGAGCGGGCTGTCCGCAATGCCCCTGAGAAGCTGCTGGAAGTCATGCACGCAAAAGACTGTGTCGATCATGCCTTGCAGCACGGATTCGAGCGCGCCTCGGTTATTCATGACCGCAGGCTCTTGGAGAGCGCCTACCGACACAGCATCGGCCAGCGCACAATATCCCTGGACCAGATCACCGGCCATCTGA
It includes:
- a CDS encoding type IV secretory system conjugative DNA transfer family protein: MPILEFASQNQSSVWTVRQAVEGVQIFGGIGSGKTSGSGRKLALKYLKAGFGGLVLTAKSDEKHLWEEYCSLTGRSDDLHVIEPNGHHSFDFLNYISSHDLGSNPITDNIVDVLKTVIRASQTMSSGKSDDAFWETALDMLIFNVIDLCQLAYGKVSFQLMYEIVLSIPKNGEEDQQDTSLSEETAEEHTFNGYRKALEKAKDNVLEQIDRWRSSFSAEEVEAIWESPDFNLLLTTAVPDVRLYGFVEQFFNDTFIPLSEKTRSIIDFSFTGFLFRMLREPIYSMFCSRESTITPEDSLRGKVILLNLPVKTYQKTGRDCQIMFKLIWQQAMEKRNVLENELPVFLWADEAQSFLHGHDADFQATARSSRIATVYISQNLPNYYACMGGDKSEYKVKSFLGTLATKIFHANADIETNRYGSELIGDAFFEDESESVTIAKEFSQTRGKSFKLERAVRPEAFVSLRTGGPANNFIAEAYIHRQGDTIANGRNYAKMNFSQLYNA